From Pseudanabaena yagii GIHE-NHR1:
TTCCATTGAAATGCTCTAACAATCCTGTTAATCCCAAAACTAATTCGATATGCCGAGGACTACTATTGGAGGCAACACATTTTGGTAGAGTAAGTTCCTTTAACACATCGACAATTCCCGCAGTCGCTTGCAATTCTTGTTTTAAGGCAGCAATTTCTCTCTCCTTAGATATTTCTATCCATTCAGCAGGAACGGGTCTGCCATTGCTTTGCTCAATTATCTCCAAACAGCTTGCATAGGACAGTCCTACAAATTTTTGCGTGACTTCTTCATAGGTAATCGCAAAACCTGCTTCCGTCAAAGTTTCCGCAAAAACACGATTGACGATGATTTCGCTATCAACCAGCACGCCATCACAATCAAAAATCACCAGTTCCAAATTCGACATAAGATTAGTTAATAGTTACTTTTTACGGAATTGATTCCACTAGCCAAAGCCCCAAACTCTTGTCTTGAAATTCTCCATTTCCCTCACTACACTGTTCGTTAATTAGATATAGTGGCGGTGGGAAATTAAAGGGCGGAAGTGTAAAGTTTAACAAGCGCCAATCACCCGTTATGATATCTTCATTTAGTTCACAATTTGGGAAAGTGGTTGTTAGTAGATAGTTAACCCGATTGCGCTTGATGTTAATAATTGTGCGCTGAATATCAGCAAAAG
This genomic window contains:
- a CDS encoding class I SAM-dependent methyltransferase, with the translated sequence MQFVDLSSVSYIGADIIPEIINQNQEKYGQLNRRFMSLDITQDDLISADLLFCRDCLVHFSFADIQRTIINIKRNRVNYLLTTTFPNCELNEDIITGDWRLLNFTLPPFNFPPPLYLINEQCSEGNGEFQDKSLGLWLVESIP
- a CDS encoding HAD family hydrolase — translated: MSNLELVIFDCDGVLVDSEIIVNRVFAETLTEAGFAITYEEVTQKFVGLSYASCLEIIEQSNGRPVPAEWIEISKEREIAALKQELQATAGIVDVLKELTLPKCVASNSSPRHIELVLGLTGLLEHFNGKLYSCHHVDRPKPFPDVYLHAASQMGYVPESCVVIEDSVAGVKAGSAAGMRVLGYAPSDRHSSHHEALIAAGAKLVFDDMRQLLDLLKA